The Maridesulfovibrio frigidus DSM 17176 genome has a segment encoding these proteins:
- a CDS encoding RHS repeat-associated core domain-containing protein, with translation MDTCVGFADGLADHDTGLIHFGYREYDPAIGRLITPDPIGLAGGDVDVCGYCLNDPIICRFFVTFFRIAIDTLFIISYQVNQSDRKTLSIHVQSMAT, from the coding sequence CTGGACACCTGTGTAGGATTCGCAGATGGTCTCGCAGATCATGATACGGGTCTGATTCACTTCGGATATCGTGAATATGATCCTGCCATCGGGAGGCTCATAACTCCCGACCCTATAGGTTTAGCTGGCGGGGATGTAGACGTTTGTGGTTATTGCTTGAATGATCCGATTATTTGCAGATTCTTTGTAACTTTTTTCAGAATAGCCATTGACACACTATTTATAATATCATACCAAGTTAATCAGAGTGATCGCAAGACCCTGAGTATCCATGTTCAATCCATGGCTACTTAA